Proteins co-encoded in one Rhopalosiphum maidis isolate BTI-1 chromosome 2, ASM367621v3, whole genome shotgun sequence genomic window:
- the LOC113550906 gene encoding LOW QUALITY PROTEIN: peptide transporter family 1-like (The sequence of the model RefSeq protein was modified relative to this genomic sequence to represent the inferred CDS: deleted 1 base in 1 codon) has protein sequence MRIIALFGLFLISVGTGGIKPCIYAFGGDQFQLPQQEKQLLSYTTKFSFSTYAGALITAFLMPELRQSVHCFGRDTCFPLAFGVTTVIMLYSAVIFITGKTMYVMKKPERDGLTRTIGCIFYALRAKITSSVPFKAHWLEYAKEKYTESEISDAKSILDVICVFMAYPVFWSLYELPGSRWTLQATLMNGRVDFLDWTIKPDQIQMLAPLFGVTILVLLDDVFYPMLATIGIRKPLQKLTFCGVLAVIAFVIAALLQFKIVGNTIEIAPGQGHINIYNGFDCNVYLQSKSLHVQDYIGPLEMFNVSHTVVSQDVTSEDIVEITLRFESKCNFVQENYEFNTTVTIIEGKINSYHLARLNPNTIALNRVGIYDSLVKEKFGYPNFRILFDYTFDFIDNITLIKADHNSLTSYSLSLFRWKDFNSIKVGKYNISYNGKIFATPTMDIIPATFYTLTLQRNGDKMDVRLFSKDEGNYIHLMWQLPQYLFMSIADTIFIVTVVKFAFTEAPTSMKSFIAATNLSTMAFGNVLVIIISTMGIKNQAYEFLLYSGLMLADTLLLAYFSVVYRSKNTVIADAITPNENKMNETTGFD, from the exons ATGAG aatCATTGCACTCTtcggattatttttaatatcagttGGTACGGGTGGAATAAAACCGTGCATTTATGCATTTGGTGGCGATCAATTTCAATTACCTCAACAAGAAAAACAACTGCTATCCTACACTACCAAGTTTTCGTTTTCCACATATGCCGGAGCATTGATCACAGCATTTTTGATGCCCGAATTGAGACAAAGCGTACACTGCTTTGGCAGAGATACATGTTTTCCATTGGCTTTCGGTGTAACGAccgttataatg ttatattccgCAGTGATATTCATAACTGGAAAAACCATGTACGTGATGAAAAAACCGGAACGGGACGGATTAACCAGGACAATTGGTTGTATTTTC TATGCACTGCGAGCAAAGATAACTTCGAGCGTTCCGTTCAAGGCTCATTGGTTGGAGTATGCAAAGGAAAAGTACACCGAATCTGAGATATCAGACGCGAAGTCTATCTTGGACGTGATCTGCGTATTCATGGCGTATCCGGTGTTTTGGTCACTTTATGAATTACCG gGTTCAAGGTGGACATTGCAAGCCACGCTGATGAACGGTCGTGTTGACTTCTTAGACTGGACAATC AAGCCCGATCAAATCCAGATGCTTGCACCGTTATTTGGTGTAACTATACTAGTCCTTTTAGACGACGTTTTTTATCCAATGCTTGCGACAATAGGTATCCGGAAACCGTTACAAAAGCTCACTTTTTGCGGCGTTCTGGCGGTCATAGCATTTGTAATCGCTGCTCTActgcaatttaaaatagtt ggaaATACCATTGAAATAGCACCCGGACAAGGACACATCAACATTTACAATGGCTTTGATTGCAACGTGTACTTACAGTCAAAGTCATTACATGTGCAGGACTACATCGGCCCGCTCGAAATGTTCAATGTTAGCCATACGGTCGTGTCTCAAGACGTAACTTCTGAAGACATTGTCGAGATTACATTACGTTTTGAATCAAAGTGCAATTTTGTTCAGGAAAACTACGAGTTCAATACCACAGTGACAATAATTgaaggaaaaataaat TCTTATCACTTAGCTCGATTGAATCCGAATACAATTGCATTAAATCGTGTTGGCATTTATGACAGTTTAGTCAAAGAAAAGTTTGGATACCCTAATTTTAg aattttattcgATTACACTTTTGATTTTatcgataatattacattaatcaaGGCTGATCACAACTCTTTAACATCATACTCTCTCTCCTTATTTAGATGGAAAGATTTTAATTCCATTAAGGTTGGGAA atataatatttcctacaatggaaaaatatttgctACACCAACTATGGACATAATACCAGCCACGTTTTATACACTGACATTACAACGAAATGGCGATAAAATG gATGTACGGCTATTTTCCAAAGACGAAGGAAACTACATTCACCTAATGTGGCAACTTccacaatatttgtttatgagTATAGCTGATACCATATTCATAGTCACGGTAGTAAAATTTGCATTTACCgag GCGCCAACAAGCATGAAGTCATTCATAGCCGCTACTAATTTATCAACCATGGCATTTGGAAATGTcttggttattataatttcaacgaTGGGCATTAAAAatcaa gcCTATGAATTTCTACTATATTCTGGCCTCATGCTTGctgatactttattattagctTATTTTAGTGTGGTTTATCGGAGTAAAAATACCGTCATCGCTGATGCAATAACGCCAAATGAGAACAAAATGAATGAAACAACTGGTTTTGACtga